The region CTTCGAGGACCACTTCCACATCCTCAACCACTTCCTGAAGCTGACGCACGAGGGGCGCTGAGGGCCGCTGAGGGGGCACGCCCTGGCGTGCCCGTGTCGCCCTGCGCCGAGGGCAGCGCTCAGGAGGTCACGCGCTCCCAGCCATGCCTGACGGCCGCCTTGAAGTCGTCCCACGCCGATTGCGGATACGTGTGCTCCCAGTTGCTGCGCAGTTCGGGCTCCACCTGCTCCCAGCTTTGCCCGCGGTAGCTGTCGCTGCCCGCCATCGAATGGCCATAGCGGTAGGCGGGATCGTAGTCGTCGAAGCGCGCGCCGCTGGCCGCATACTGGCTGCTCCAGTGGTTGCGGTAATACTGCTCGTCGTCGTAGCTGGTGCCTGGCAGGTTGTCGGCGCCCGGGTAGCGGCGCGCGTTGGCGCCGGGGCTGGACGGCGGCGACGACGACGCCATGTCGCCGGCAAATTGCTGCGACCCTGGCGCCTCGTTCATGTTGACGGAGGATGCGCCCTGCTGCGACGGCGCGCCGGACTGCATGCTGGCGCCCTGGCGCATCGCGCTATCGCCCTGCAGCGGGGCGCCCTGCCAGCCGCCGGCGCGCCAGCTGTCCGCATGCGCGTCGATATCGAGCGGCGCATAGCGCTCGACGATGTCGGTGGCGCGCTGGATATCGGCGTCGCTCGCTCCTTCCAGTGTCAGCACGACATGCCCGCGCCGCACGGCTTCCGCGTAGATGTGGCGGTCGGCGTGGCTGCCGAACAGATCGCCGAAGAAATGCTTGATATTGTCGAGCAGGCTGTCGCTCTCGTCGCGGCGGAGGTTTTCCATAGCGGAAAATTCGTCGCTGCCCGCATCGTGCAGGCGGATGCTGGCGCCGGGCAGGCCAGCCGTGATCAGGTCGTGCCGCGCGCGTTCGGCCATGTCGCGCAGGACAAAAACTGCTGCCAATGTGTGTGCCATGATGGTCTCCAATCGGTGAACAACGTCCTTTCAGTGTAGGCCGTGACACACGAAATGGGCGCCCGTTTGCCCCTTGGAAATCGTTATATTCAACAAGTGTTAACGACATAACATACGCGCCGTGGCGCCACGTGGAACCTCAGTCCGGCGTGCCGACGTGGGCGCGCAGGAAATCGATGAAGGCGCGCACTTTCTCGGCAATATGCTGGGTGTTCGGATACACGGCATACACGCCCTGCTGCGGGAAGACGACGTCGGGCAGCAGGCGGCGCAGGCGTCCCGCGCGCACCTCCGCTTCCACCTGCCATTGCGGCAGCAGGGCCACGCCGCAGCCGCCCAGGGCAAAGCCCAGCAGGGCCGAGGCGGAGTCGGAGTGGATGGCGGCGTCGTCCTGCGCGGCGAAGGCGGCCGGGCCGTCCGGCGTCTGCACGTCCCAGCGCAGCGGCGCCGCCAGGCGGCTGTGCGCCAGCCAGCGCGCGCGCTGCAAGTCGTCCAGGGTGGCGATGCCCTTGCCGGGCAGGCTGGCCAGGTAGGCGGGCGACGCCACGGGCCAGATGGCGTAATGCTCGACGAGCGAGGCGCGGTAGCTCGAATCGTTGAGCGAACCCATGCGGATGGCCACGTCGTAGCGTCCGGAGATCAGGTCTTCATGCGACGACGACGAGGAATGCTGGATCTGCAGCTGCGGGTGGGCCGCGGCAAAGGCGATCAGCGCGGGAATCACCGTGCGGCTGCCGTACTCGACGGTGGTGGTCAGGCGCAAGGTGCCGCGCAAGCCCTGGTGGCCCTGGCGCGCCGTTTCGATGGCGCCCTGCGCTTCGCTGAGCACGCGCTGGCAATCCTCATAAAAGCGCCGCCCCACGTCCGTCAGGGCCAGGCTGCGCGTGCTGCGCGTGAGCAGCGACACGCCCAGCTCCGCCTCCAGCTGTTTCAGGTTGAAACTGACGACGGCCTTGCTCTGGCCCAGCACGGCGGCGGCGGCCGTCAGCGAGCCGGCGTCGACGATGGCGATGAAAATACCCAAACGGTCGAGACTGATCATGATGAAGAGTAAGTAGAAATGCGGTTTTCAGGGCTTTGTCAAAATTTATTTGACAGTGTAATCGGGGCTGGCCCGTTACGCAAATGGCGCTGGACGCTTATGCTGGCCGTTTGCCATTCGGAGCACCATGGACTATCGCAAAAAGGTGGCGGCCATCTATCTGCTGGGGTTTTTCGTCGACCTGATCAACATGTTCATCACCAGCGTCGCCTATCCCGACATCGGCCACGCGTTTGGCGCATCGGTGGCGCAGCTGGCCTGGATCAGCACGGCCTACATCGTCGGCCTGACCATCGTCATCCCCGCCAGCGCCTGGCTGGCTGCCTATTATGGCAGCAAAACCGTGTTCATGGCATCGTTGCTAACTTTTTTATGCGCCAGCATCGGCGCCGGCCTGGCGCCATCGATCGAGGCGCTGATCGTCTGGCGCTGCGTGCAGGGCCTCGGCGGCGGCCTGCTGATCCCGCTGGGGCAAAGCATGACCTACCAGCTGTACCGCCCTGCCGAGCGCCCCGGCCTGTCCTCCGTCATCATGCTGGTGGGTTTGCTGGCACCCGCCCTCTCCCCGGCCCTGGGCGGCGTCATCGTCGACAGCCTGTCGTGGCGCTGGATCTTTTACCTGAACGTGCCGTTTGCCGCGCTGGCGCTGCTGCTGGCCGCCTGCTGGCTGCGCCCGGACCCGCCGCGCGCGGCCGTGCCCCGTCTCGACGTGGCGGGCCTGGCGGCGGGCAGCCTGGCCATCGTGCTGCTGTTGCTGGGCCTGACCATGCTCGGCACGCCGGACGACGCGTTGGCCGGCGCCGGCGTGCTGGCGCTGGGCGTGGCGTGCGCGTGGGGCTATGTGCGCGGCGCGCTGCGCAAATCCTCGCCGCTGCTGAACCTGCGCCTGGCCGCCGAGCCGCTGCTGCGCATTTCCATGCTCATGTATCTGCTGGTGCCGGGCGTGTTCATGGGCGTGAGCCTGCTGGCCATGCTGTACCTGCAGGGCGTGCTGGGCATGACGGCGTCGACGGCGGGCGCGCTGATGCTGCCGTGGGCGCTGGCTTCGTTCGGCGCCATTTCGCTCACTGGCAAAAGCTATCGCCGCGTCGGACCGCAGCCCCTGTTTATCGCCGGCGCCCTGCTGCAGGCGGCGGGCATGCTGATGCTGCTGTGGGTGGACGCGGCGGACCAGCTGTTCTGGCTGGCCGGCGCGTATGCCGTGATGGGTTTTGGCGGCGGCTTGTGCAGCAGCACGGCGCAAAGCACGGCGTTTTTGCACACGCCCGATGCGCAGCTGAGCCAGGCCAGCGCCGTGTGGAATATCAACCGCCAGCTGGGCTTTTGCCTGGGCGTGGCGCTGCTCAGCGTGCTGCTGAATGGCCTGCTGGCGGCGCATGGCATGGCCTCGCTGGAGGACCCCGCGCAGCACCTGCGCGCGGCGCGGATTTTTCACTGGTGCTTTGCCCTCGCCGCCGCGTCGTGCGTGCTGCCGCTGGCGCTGTGCATGCGCCTCGATAACCGCGCCGTTCTCAATCTTTTACATCACCATGGAGCAAGCAAAAAATGACTGCATCGACCCCCTATTTTGACGACGTCCTGTCCACGCATGTGCTGATCCGCGAGTGGCTCTCCGGCGAGGCGGCGGCAGCGGAAAACTGCACCGATTTACTCGCGCGGTTTTCCCCCGATTTCACGCTGGTGGCGCCCGGCGGCAAGCAGCTCGATTTTGCCGGATTGACGGCATTTTTCCGCGCCGCCGGCGGCAGCCGTCCGGGCCTTTCCATGCGCATCACGGACTTGCAGCTGATCCAGGAAAGCGCCGCCGGCGCCAGCGTGACTTACCGCGAGTGGCAGTCGCTGCCCGGCGGTGACAACACGCAGCGCCTGTCGACCGTCGTGTATGAGAAGACAGCGGCTGGAACGCTGCTGTGGCGCCATTTGCACGAAACATGGGCAGCGCAAGCGGACACCTGATCTAGCTCAGATCGTGCAAGTCCTTTTGCTGCGCCGGAGCGATGGAAAACCGGGAAAAAACCACTTCCAGGCCGCCGCGCTCCGGCGTGCAGCACATGGGGCCGACGAGGTAGTTGCGGGCCTCGGGAAACGGCGCCAGGCGCAGCAGCGGCCAGCGCTGGCCATCGGTCGAATACTGCACGCGGATCACGCCTTGCGCCACCGTCACGCGCAGCCAGAAACCGTCGGGCATGGCGGGCGCCACACTGACGGCCCAGTCGGATTTTTCCAGCGTCAGCACGCTGCTCAGCAGCAGCTGGCCATCGGAAAATTCGACGCCGCATTTGATCCAGTTTTCCGCATCGATGCGCACCATCAAGCCGGCCTGGTCGTACAGCGACGCATACTGCGCCGCCACGTGCAGCTGCGCCGTAAAATCGCCGTCGGTTTCGGTGCCGAAAAAGTGGCCGCTGTCGCGGATAAAGCCATACGAGGTCCTGCGCCAGAAATCCGTGTTGGCATCCGTCGTCACGCGCAATTGCGCCGCGTCGGCGGACCATGTTTCCGGTGGATTCAACCAGCTGCCTTGCGTGAACATCGCGCCCCTTTCCGAGCAAATAGAATCACATAGTGTGCCCCCATCCCAGCGCCTTGTACAGGGCGATCGCATCGATGTAGGACGCCGTTTCCGCCAGCAGCGCTTCGCGGCGGATATCGAACAAGGCGCGCTGGTTTTCCAGCACCGCCTGGTAGCTGCCGGCGCCGCCCGCGTAGCGCGTGCTGGCGATGCCGAGGGCCGCGTTGCCGTGGCGCGCCGACTGCAGCAACGAGGCCAGGCGCGCCTGGTTTTCCGCCAGTTGCGTGACGGCGTTTTCCACCTCCTCCTGCGCCAGCAACATCGTCTGTTCATAGCGCGCCAGGGCGCCCTGCGCCTCGGCTTGCGTACCGCGCAGGCGCGCCTTGACGCTGCCCAGGCGGAAGGCCGGATAGCTGACGATGGGGGCCACCTCGACCGCGCGCGCGCCGCCGTCGAAGACGCCGCTGCCGCGCAGCGCGAAGAAGCCCAGGAAACCGCCCAGGCTCAGGCGCGGATACAGCTCGGCCGTGGCGGCCCCCACGTCTTCGCTGGAGGCGGCCAGCAGGCGCTCGGCGCGCACCACGTCGGGGCGCCGCTTGATCAGCTGGTTGACGTCGCCCAGCGGCAGCTGGCCCGCCAGCGGCGCTTCCTGCCGTGGCGCGGTGGCCAGGGCGATGGCGCCCGGCGCCTGGCCGCTCAGCACATCGAGCCGGTACTGCGCCTGGCGCAAGCCCGCCTGCAGGGGGGGAATGGCCGCCTCGCTGCGGGCCAGGTTGGCCAGCGCATTGTGGCGTTCTTCCGGCAAGCCGCTGCCGGCGCGGATGCGCGCGTCGATCAGGGCCACCGTGTCCTGCCAGCTGCGCACCTGCGCCTGCGTCAGCGCCAGGTTTTGCTGGTAGCCCAGCGCCTCGTAGTAATTGCGCGCCACCTCGGCGGCAATCGTCAGCTGCGCCTGGCGCAAATCGGCCTGCGCCGCATCGGCGCGCGCCTGTGCCGAGCGGCTGATGTGCGCCAGGCGGCCGAACAGGTCGATCTCCCATTGCGCGTCGAAACCCACGCGCGTATTCGCAGTGGCGGCGCGGCTATCGGGGGCGTCCTGCTGCACGCTGCGCCGCCATCCCGCCTGGCCCGTCACGGCGGGCAGTTCATCGAGGCGGCGCTCGTCGAAGACGGCGCGCGCGGCCAGCAGATTCGCCTGCGCCTGCGCGATATCGAGGTTGTGCTTCAGGGCGCTGGCGATCAGCCGCGACAGGCGCGCATCGTCAAAGAAGGTCCACCAGGCGGCGCTGGCTGCCGTTTGACCGGGCGCGAATTGCGTTTGCTGCGGGCTGGCCAGAGTGATGTCGGGCGTGCCCGGCGTGACGTAGGCGGGGCTGACGGCGCAGCCGGCCAGCACAGACATGATAGAGAGGGGGAAGAGCAGTTTTTTCATGTGGATTCCTTAGTGCGGCGCAGCGTCTTGCGCCAGCGCCTGCGACAGGTCGCGGGCGCGCGGCGTGGCATCGTCGGCCGTATGGCGGCGGGCGAGGAAGGTGTACACGGTAGGCAGCACGAACAGGGTGAAGAAAGTGCCGATCAACATGCCCGAAACGATCACCACGCCCAGGCCGAAGCGGCTGTTGGCGCCGGCGCCGGAGGCGAACAGCAGCGGCACCAGGCCCACCACCATGGCGGCCGTCGTCATCAAAATGGGACGCAAACGGATCTGCGCCGCCTTGCGGATGGCGCTGAGGCGGTCCAGCCCTTCATGCACCTGCAATTCGTTGGCAAACTCCACCATCAAAATGCCGTGCTTGCTGATCAGGCCGATCAGGGTCACGAGGCCGATCTGCGTGTAGATATTGACGGTGGCGTAGCCGAGCGCCAGCGGAATCAGCGCGCCGCAGATCGACAGCGGCACCGTGATCAGGATGATCAGCGGGTCCGTCAGGCTTTCATACTGGGCCGCCAGCACCAGGTAAATGACCACCACGGCGGCCAGGAAGGCCATCAGCAGCGCATTGCCTTCCGTGGCGAACTGGCGCGCATCGGATTGCCAGTCGTAGCTGAAGCCCGGCGGCAGGGTTTGCGCCACGCCGTCGAGGAAGGCGACGGCGTCGCCCAGGGTCACGCCCGGCGCCGGCACGCCCTGGAAGGTGGCCGCATTTTGCTGGTTGAACTGCGTCAGCATGTTCGGCTCGATCTGCTCGCTCACCGAGACGACGGCGGACAGGGGCAGCAGGCTGCCGTCGTCGGCGCGCACGTACTGCTGCGTCAGGGCTTGCGCCGTCAATCTCTGCTCGCGCGGGCTTTGCGCGATGACGTCATATGCGCGGCCATCCATGCCGAAGCGGTTCAGGTAATTCTCGCCCACCAGCACGGCCAGCGATTCGCCGATGTCCTGCATGCGGATGCCCAGGCTGTTCGCCTTGGAGCGGTCGACGCGCACCTTGACTACCGGGTTGTTGTAATCGAGGTCGCTGTCGACGACGGCAAACAGGCCGCTATCGCGCGCGCGCTGCTTGACGTCTTCCATGGTGCGGAACAGGGTGGCGTAGTCCTGCGCGCTGCGCAAGACCATCTGCACGGGCAAGCCGCCGCTCGATCCCGGCAGGGGCGCCAGCTGGAAGGCGAAGATGCTGGTGCCTTCCACGTCGCCCACGGCGTGCTGCAGTTCGGCCTGGATGACGGCCGCGTTGCGCGAGCGCTCGGCCCACGGCGTCAGGTTGATGCCGCCGATGCTCGATGCCGGCCCTTCGCCGCCGTTGATGATCCAGCGCGAGTGCGTTTCGGGGATATTCTTGTAGATGTCATCGAGCTTGTACGAGAAGCGTTCCACGTAATCGAGATTGGCGTGCTGCGGCGCCTTGATCGCCGTCAAGACGCTGGCCTGGTCTTCCGCCGGCGCCAGTTCGCGCTGCGGCAGCAGGTACAGGAAGGGCAAGCTGACCATCACCAGCGCGGCGAAACCGGCGCTCAGCCAGCGGTGGTGCAGCGAGCGGTCCAGCAGCCGTGCATAGCGGCTGGTCAGGCCCGCGAAGAAATGCTCGGCGGCGCGCGCCATGCGCCCTTCCGCCTGTTTCGGCTGCAGCAGCAAGGAGCTCATCACGGGAGATAACGTCAGCGCCACCACGCCCGACACCACCACGGCGCCGGCCAGGGTCAGCGCGAATTCCTTGAACAGCGCGCCGGTGAGGCCCCCCATCATGCCGATCGGCGCATACACGGCCGCCAGCGTGATGGTCATGGCGATGACGGGGCCGGCCACTTCGCGCGCGCCCACCAGGGCGGCCGCCACGGGCGTCTTGCCTTCCTCGATATGCCGGTGCACGTTTTCCACCACCACGATGGCGTCGTCGACCACCAGGCCCACGGCCAGCACCATCGCCAGCAGGGTGAGCAGATTGATGCTGAAGCCGAAGGCCAGCATCAGCGCCGCCGCGCCCAGCATCGACAGCGGGATCGTCACGACGGGAATCAGCACCGAGCGCAGGGAACCCATGCACAAATAAATGACGATGACGACGATGAGCAGCGCTTCGAGCAGCGTGTGCGCCACCTCGTCGATCGACGACTGGATGAAGCGCGCCGTCTCGAACGCCAGTTCGACCTTCACGCCGGGCGGCAGGGTTTTCTGGATCTCGGGCAGCAGCTTCCTGATGCCGTCGACGATCACCAGCGGATTGCCGCCGGGCGTGGGCGACAGGCCCAGGTACACGGCCGGCACGCCGTCCATGATGCCGCTCGTTTCCGTGGCGGCCGCGCCCAGTTCCACCGTGCCCACGTCCTTCAGCCGCACGAGGGCGGCGCTGTCATCGCCGCCCTTCTTGACGACCATGTCGCGGAACTCCGCCACGCTGGTGAGATCCGTGTTGACGCTGATGTTCGAGACGACGAACTGTCCCTTCACCTTGCCGGGTGCCGCCTGGTAGTTATTGCGCCGCACGGCGTCGGCCACGTCGGCCGCCGTCAAGCCGCGCGCTGCCAGTTTTGCCGGGTCGATCCACAAACGCATGGCCAGCTGCTGGCCGCCATACACGTCGACCTTGGCCACGCCGTCGATGGTGGCGAACATGGGCTGCACCACGCGCGCCAGGTAGTCCGTCAGCGCGGGCGCGGACACGCTCTCGCTGGCAAAGCCGACATAGGCGACGGCCGAGGAATCGCCGGCCGCGCGCTCGATGACGGGGTCAAAGGCGCCTTCCGGCAATTTATAGCGCACCTGGTTGACCTTGGCCATGACTTCCGTCAACGCCTGCGTGGAATCGCGGTTCAATTCCATGCGCACGGTGACGGTGCTGCTGCCCTGTACCGAGGACGACGTCAGGTAGTCGATGCCTTCCACCGACGACACGGCTTGCGCAATGGGCTGCGTGACGAAGCCCTGCATCAGTTCCGCCGAGGCGCCCGGATACGTGGTCTTTACCGTGATGGTGGACGATTCGAGCATCGGATACTGGCGGATCGGCAGCTGCTTGATGGCGATCACGCCCAGCATCAGGATCAGGGTGCTGATCACCAGCGCCAGCACGGGGCGGCGCACGAATAAATCGGTAAATTTCATGGTGGCGGCCTTCCCTTACGAACCGGATTTGGGCGCGGCGCGTTTCGCCTCGTCCAGGGTATTGGCCACGGCTTGCACGGCCATGCCGTCGGCCAGTTTCAGCTGGCCCGAGGCGACCACGCGCTGACCTTCGCGCAAGCCGTCCAGGATGGCCACGCGGCCCCCGGCCCGCTCGCCCAGCTTGACGCCCACGCGCTTGACGGTGAGCGGCTGCCTGCCCTCCTGCTGCGCGACGAAAACCGTGTCGCCATACGCGCTGTAGGTCACCGCCGTTTCCGGCACCGTCAGCTGCTGGCCAGCTTCGCGCGCCACGCGCACATTCGCGTACATGCCGGCCTTCAAGGCGCCGCGCGGATTGCCCAGCGCCGCCTGCACCTGCACCATGCGCGAGCGGACGATCAGCGGGTCGATGGCGTTGATCTTCGCCGTGAAGACGTCGGCGGGGTACGCGTCCACCAGCACTTGCACGGCCTGCCCCGGCGCCAGTTTCGCGCTGCTCTGTTCATCGAGGGCGAAGTTCACCAGCAGCGACTTCGTGTCGATCAGGCTGGCCACCGTGTCGGCCGCGTTCAGGTACTGGCCCACATGCACCTTGCGGATGCCCAGCTGGCCCGCGAACGGCGCGCGGATGGTCTTTTGCGCGATCAGCGCCTCTGTCTGGCGCACGTCGCCCAGGGCGGCGTCGCGCGCGGCCACGGCGGCGTCGAGCTGCTCCTGCGTGGCAGCCTTTTCCCTGACCATCTGCACGGTGCGGGCATGGCTGCTTTCCGCGTTTTTCAGCTGTGCGCGCTGGCGCAGCAGGACCGCCTGTTCCTGGGCGTCATTGAGCTGCACGAGGATGGCGCCGGCGGCCACGTGCTGGCCCGACTCGAAGCGGATTTGCGTGACGCGCCCGCCCGTCTCGGCGGCCACCTGCACCTGGCGCGCCGCTTCGAGCTCGCCCACGCCCGTGAAGTAACGTTCCTGCGTGCCCAGCACGACGGGCACCAGCGCCACCTTGGTGGCGGACGTGGCGGCATCGGCCGCATGCGCCGCGGCGTGTGACGCGGCGCGGGGGTAGAGCGCGGCGCCGGCGACGGCCAGCGCGACGGCCAGCGCGGAAGCGCCGACGATTTTCGTATTCATGATGAAGTCCTTTACGGCGGGGAAAAAGAGGCGCAGCGGAGGCTGGTCAGGTCCGCTGCGCGTTAGAAGTGAAAATTAAAGAGAAAGAACAGGGCGATGCTCCACAGCAGCAGCACCAGGTGCGTCGTCTGCAAGCCTTCCTGCGCGATCCAGTAGCCGAACCACAGGCCGCCCAGGTGCATCAGCAGCAGGAAGGCGGCCATGGCGCACAGGGCCAGGTTCAGCCAGGGCAGTGCTTCGTCCAGGGAAGCGCCGAGCAACAGCGCCACGCCGGTCCAGGCGGCGATGGCGGCCAGCAGTTGCAGCGCCAGCACCGTCAGCAGGCTCAGGCGGTGCAGGAGCAGCGAAGTGAGCGCGCGGCGCAGCAGCGGCGTTTCGATGGTCGGATCCTGGCGCAGCGGGTCCATGCGCATGGTGTTGCCGATGGCCCAGACGGCGCCGTGGAAGGCGTGCAGGTTGTTGACGGTGGCCAGGCTCAGCCAGGTGGCCAGGCCGGTGGCGAGGATGGCGTGAAACAGCCAGATGGAGTGCTGCAGCTGCATGGTATTCCAGTCGAGAGAGTGTCTTGCCGGCAAGCAGACGTGGAAACTCCTCGACAGCGGGGAGCTACCGGCCTATTATGCAAGCAATTAGTTGGTTAACTGGTCCCATGATAGTTGAGTGAAATGAATTACACAAGTAAACGTTTGGATAATCAAGAGGCGCCGCAAACGACGGAGCGCATCCTGTATTTCATCAAGACCAAGGGTCCCGTCTCCACGGCCACCCTGGCCAAGACGCTGGACATGACGGGCGAGGCGGCGCGCCAGCAAGTGCAAAAGCTGGTGGCGGCCGGTCTCATCGAGGGGCGCCAGGAAGCGCAGGCGGGCGCCGGACGGCCGCGCCAGAACTGGGTCTTGACGGAGGCGGGCCATGCGCGCTTTCCCGACACGCATGCGCAGCTGACGATCAAGCTGATCGGTTCCGTGCGCCAGCTGTTCGGCGAGGCGGGGCTGGACAAGCTGATCACCCAGCGCGAAGAGGAAAGCCGCGGCGCGTATGCCTTGGCGTGCTGGGCGCCGGACTTGCCCACGCGGCTGCGACAGCTGGCGGCCGTGCGCGACGAAGAGGGCTATATGGCGCGCGTGGAGGAAGACGGCGAAGACTGGCTGCTGATCGAAGACCATTGCCCCATCTGCGCCGCCGCGCGCACCTGCCAGGGCTTTTGCCGCTCCGAACTCCAGCTGTTCCAGGAAGTGGTGGGGCCGGGCGCGACCATCGTGCGCGAGCAGCATGTATTGACGAATGCGATGCGCTGCATCTACCGCATTTCTACCGTGTCTTGAGTGAAACCTTGGGAAACAGGGGCCGGGCCAGCAGCGCCACCAGGCCCGCCAGCCACCAGACGACGGACCAGTTGCTGGCCGCCAGCAGGTGGGGGATGGCGATGGGCGTGAGGAACAGGCCCACGTACACGGCCGTGTTCGCCATGCCCAGGGCCGTGCCCGCGCTGGCCGCGCCAGCCAGCGTTGCCAGTTCCGTGTAGGCCACACCATGCCAGGCGGAAACGGCGATGCCGGAGAGCGCCACGGCGGCCATCAGCAGCCAGCCCGGCGCCTGGCACGCGGCAGCAATGCCCAGCAGCACGAAGGTGGCCAGTGCCACCAGGGCCGAGCCGCGCAGGTAGGCGGGCCGGTTCGCATGGCGGTCCGTGTAGCGTCCACTCCAGATGCGCATCGCCATGGCGCCCGCCTGCAGGGCCACCATCACGGTCGTGATGGCCGCCAGGCCCAGGTGGCCATGGTCGTGC is a window of Janthinobacterium sp. 1_2014MBL_MicDiv DNA encoding:
- a CDS encoding helix-turn-helix transcriptional regulator codes for the protein MNYTSKRLDNQEAPQTTERILYFIKTKGPVSTATLAKTLDMTGEAARQQVQKLVAAGLIEGRQEAQAGAGRPRQNWVLTEAGHARFPDTHAQLTIKLIGSVRQLFGEAGLDKLITQREEESRGAYALACWAPDLPTRLRQLAAVRDEEGYMARVEEDGEDWLLIEDHCPICAAARTCQGFCRSELQLFQEVVGPGATIVREQHVLTNAMRCIYRISTVS
- a CDS encoding efflux transporter outer membrane subunit, which codes for MKKLLFPLSIMSVLAGCAVSPAYVTPGTPDITLASPQQTQFAPGQTAASAAWWTFFDDARLSRLIASALKHNLDIAQAQANLLAARAVFDERRLDELPAVTGQAGWRRSVQQDAPDSRAATANTRVGFDAQWEIDLFGRLAHISRSAQARADAAQADLRQAQLTIAAEVARNYYEALGYQQNLALTQAQVRSWQDTVALIDARIRAGSGLPEERHNALANLARSEAAIPPLQAGLRQAQYRLDVLSGQAPGAIALATAPRQEAPLAGQLPLGDVNQLIKRRPDVVRAERLLAASSEDVGAATAELYPRLSLGGFLGFFALRGSGVFDGGARAVEVAPIVSYPAFRLGSVKARLRGTQAEAQGALARYEQTMLLAQEEVENAVTQLAENQARLASLLQSARHGNAALGIASTRYAGGAGSYQAVLENQRALFDIRREALLAETASYIDAIALYKALGWGHTM
- a CDS encoding MFS transporter, with product MDYRKKVAAIYLLGFFVDLINMFITSVAYPDIGHAFGASVAQLAWISTAYIVGLTIVIPASAWLAAYYGSKTVFMASLLTFLCASIGAGLAPSIEALIVWRCVQGLGGGLLIPLGQSMTYQLYRPAERPGLSSVIMLVGLLAPALSPALGGVIVDSLSWRWIFYLNVPFAALALLLAACWLRPDPPRAAVPRLDVAGLAAGSLAIVLLLLGLTMLGTPDDALAGAGVLALGVACAWGYVRGALRKSSPLLNLRLAAEPLLRISMLMYLLVPGVFMGVSLLAMLYLQGVLGMTASTAGALMLPWALASFGAISLTGKSYRRVGPQPLFIAGALLQAAGMLMLLWVDAADQLFWLAGAYAVMGFGGGLCSSTAQSTAFLHTPDAQLSQASAVWNINRQLGFCLGVALLSVLLNGLLAAHGMASLEDPAQHLRAARIFHWCFALAAASCVLPLALCMRLDNRAVLNLLHHHGASKK
- a CDS encoding MexW/MexI family multidrug efflux RND transporter permease subunit, giving the protein MKFTDLFVRRPVLALVISTLILMLGVIAIKQLPIRQYPMLESSTITVKTTYPGASAELMQGFVTQPIAQAVSSVEGIDYLTSSSVQGSSTVTVRMELNRDSTQALTEVMAKVNQVRYKLPEGAFDPVIERAAGDSSAVAYVGFASESVSAPALTDYLARVVQPMFATIDGVAKVDVYGGQQLAMRLWIDPAKLAARGLTAADVADAVRRNNYQAAPGKVKGQFVVSNISVNTDLTSVAEFRDMVVKKGGDDSAALVRLKDVGTVELGAAATETSGIMDGVPAVYLGLSPTPGGNPLVIVDGIRKLLPEIQKTLPPGVKVELAFETARFIQSSIDEVAHTLLEALLIVVIVIYLCMGSLRSVLIPVVTIPLSMLGAAALMLAFGFSINLLTLLAMVLAVGLVVDDAIVVVENVHRHIEEGKTPVAAALVGAREVAGPVIAMTITLAAVYAPIGMMGGLTGALFKEFALTLAGAVVVSGVVALTLSPVMSSLLLQPKQAEGRMARAAEHFFAGLTSRYARLLDRSLHHRWLSAGFAALVMVSLPFLYLLPQRELAPAEDQASVLTAIKAPQHANLDYVERFSYKLDDIYKNIPETHSRWIINGGEGPASSIGGINLTPWAERSRNAAVIQAELQHAVGDVEGTSIFAFQLAPLPGSSGGLPVQMVLRSAQDYATLFRTMEDVKQRARDSGLFAVVDSDLDYNNPVVKVRVDRSKANSLGIRMQDIGESLAVLVGENYLNRFGMDGRAYDVIAQSPREQRLTAQALTQQYVRADDGSLLPLSAVVSVSEQIEPNMLTQFNQQNAATFQGVPAPGVTLGDAVAFLDGVAQTLPPGFSYDWQSDARQFATEGNALLMAFLAAVVVIYLVLAAQYESLTDPLIILITVPLSICGALIPLALGYATVNIYTQIGLVTLIGLISKHGILMVEFANELQVHEGLDRLSAIRKAAQIRLRPILMTTAAMVVGLVPLLFASGAGANSRFGLGVVIVSGMLIGTFFTLFVLPTVYTFLARRHTADDATPRARDLSQALAQDAAPH
- a CDS encoding LysR family transcriptional regulator; translated protein: MISLDRLGIFIAIVDAGSLTAAAAVLGQSKAVVSFNLKQLEAELGVSLLTRSTRSLALTDVGRRFYEDCQRVLSEAQGAIETARQGHQGLRGTLRLTTTVEYGSRTVIPALIAFAAAHPQLQIQHSSSSSHEDLISGRYDVAIRMGSLNDSSYRASLVEHYAIWPVASPAYLASLPGKGIATLDDLQRARWLAHSRLAAPLRWDVQTPDGPAAFAAQDDAAIHSDSASALLGFALGGCGVALLPQWQVEAEVRAGRLRRLLPDVVFPQQGVYAVYPNTQHIAEKVRAFIDFLRAHVGTPD
- a CDS encoding DUF4440 domain-containing protein; amino-acid sequence: MTASTPYFDDVLSTHVLIREWLSGEAAAAENCTDLLARFSPDFTLVAPGGKQLDFAGLTAFFRAAGGSRPGLSMRITDLQLIQESAAGASVTYREWQSLPGGDNTQRLSTVVYEKTAAGTLLWRHLHETWAAQADT
- a CDS encoding DUF2165 family protein → MQLQHSIWLFHAILATGLATWLSLATVNNLHAFHGAVWAIGNTMRMDPLRQDPTIETPLLRRALTSLLLHRLSLLTVLALQLLAAIAAWTGVALLLGASLDEALPWLNLALCAMAAFLLLMHLGGLWFGYWIAQEGLQTTHLVLLLWSIALFFLFNFHF
- a CDS encoding efflux RND transporter periplasmic adaptor subunit yields the protein MNTKIVGASALAVALAVAGAALYPRAASHAAAHAADAATSATKVALVPVVLGTQERYFTGVGELEAARQVQVAAETGGRVTQIRFESGQHVAAGAILVQLNDAQEQAVLLRQRAQLKNAESSHARTVQMVREKAATQEQLDAAVAARDAALGDVRQTEALIAQKTIRAPFAGQLGIRKVHVGQYLNAADTVASLIDTKSLLVNFALDEQSSAKLAPGQAVQVLVDAYPADVFTAKINAIDPLIVRSRMVQVQAALGNPRGALKAGMYANVRVAREAGQQLTVPETAVTYSAYGDTVFVAQQEGRQPLTVKRVGVKLGERAGGRVAILDGLREGQRVVASGQLKLADGMAVQAVANTLDEAKRAAPKSGS
- a CDS encoding DUF1349 domain-containing protein; translated protein: MFTQGSWLNPPETWSADAAQLRVTTDANTDFWRRTSYGFIRDSGHFFGTETDGDFTAQLHVAAQYASLYDQAGLMVRIDAENWIKCGVEFSDGQLLLSSVLTLEKSDWAVSVAPAMPDGFWLRVTVAQGVIRVQYSTDGQRWPLLRLAPFPEARNYLVGPMCCTPERGGLEVVFSRFSIAPAQQKDLHDLS